Genomic window (Syngnathus typhle isolate RoL2023-S1 ecotype Sweden linkage group LG4, RoL_Styp_1.0, whole genome shotgun sequence):
TATTTAACAGCCATAAAGCAACTGTGATGTACAGTACAGTCCATATGTGCAGTATAGGGAACAAAAATGCCATCTTTCCTGACACCCCAGTATCAAACCCTCCTTGACTATTTGCTCAAtagcaacccaaaaaaaaaccatcatgtTGTCTGTCTTGCTTCCTGTTTTCTCTCATCTGTAGCCTCGAAGTGCCTCTTAATTTCAAGGTGTTACAAGGGAAAAGATCAAGGTCTGTCAAAGATTAATATTTCATCAGGTTTAAGAACTTATTAATGTGCCATCCATATAATGTAGAATTTGTTCCAAGACGATATAGTTCTTAACCTTgggctcttgttttttttatcaactGCAGAAAGCTGAGTCTTGAGTATTTTTGTAAAATTCTGATTATTTCTCTGTGCAATTTGAGTTTAATTATTTATCAAAGTAGGTGATCGGAGtggaaaagaaacatttttagtTTTGGGAGCGTCAAGGCCACATGGGGAGATCTAATATTGATGTGACTGTTAAATCGCcttgaaaaaagacaaagtaATAAAGTGACATCATGATATTAAAAGCTTTGCTACGTCTCAAAGCCATACTGGTATATTACGTGAATACATCAAGATGTCCTCGGATTTGCActgtcatttcttttctgttAAAATCCAAACACTACTTTAGAGTCTAACAGTGTAGGTATGTGTCTAGTGCAAGCTGCGTTGCGTTAAAATAAGAGTACCTCGCAAATATAAGCTCTTTGCCACCCAAACCTAAACTCGATCTAATGTGACGCGGCAGTCCTGCTGTGACGTGAGTACCTGTGGAGTGACGCATGCGCAGAACGCAGCCGCACCGAATTCAGGATCAGCTGCAGCCAGGGAGCAACAAAGGTGCGTTGTTGATCGACAAGAAACCCCCAACACCACAATGTCGGGATTTGACAACAACCCGTTCGCCGACCCTGTGGACGTAAATCCCTTCCAGGTGAGACTCTGTTTTCCTCTTGTTTTTAAGGGACAAACGACTTTGGTCCTTAATTTGGGTTGAGGACACGCTAAAGAAACCTGTTTGGTCGGTTGCTGGGTTTGGCCTCAACAATTCCTACCGGAACAAGCGTCCTTGAAGTAAATATGAAATGTTTATAAAGAGAAGAACCAGAAACAAACTTAAAATAATGACTCGGGATTGTAACTTCAACAGGTAAGAGTCGCAACAGGTGCCTGCTGCTACTCCGCCAATAATATAGCGCCACAAGACAACGCCACTTATAAATACGTTTAAAAACCTCACTTTCTAAATTAAATCATCCACTGTGTGAGGGTCgttgtggcattttttttttttttttttgtgtaatggGCTGCCCCCTTGTCCCTTCTCACTTGTCTGTAATGTTCATTTTGAGCGTCACACATTTGTGGCACACGTATTTGGTCCATATTTGCTCAGGAAAGGTGTTTGTTCAACCTGGAAACGTTTTAACAAAGACTCAAGGAATCACTAGTTCCTTAATAGTTAATGTATCGTCCAGGAAATGTAACCTAACAATGTTCTTCCTGAGCACTGAACCTTTAGTATTGCTCCACATGCCTAAAATGCACTTGAGCATTTGTTGTTCCCTATGACTATATGAATAATGTATTTTTTGCAGGACGCTTCTGTCACGCGGGCCACGCGAGGAGCCGTTGATGGGATCCAGGAATACAACCCTTTCTCCACTGAATTGGTGAGCTGCTTGTCTTTTGATGTATATTGCAGTTCTTCCAACCTTTAATTCTTTAAGAACCTGCATTACGTGATGTTTCCACAGAAGGATCGCAGTGACACGACCATCCCCATTTCAGCCGTTTCCTCTCAACCCGCCGTACTGCAAACATCTGTGGAGCAGAGTTCACAAGTGAGAAGAATGAAATAAGCACAAGTATAGTTAGATTAAAGCTATTTAATACACACACTTTCAAATCTGAAGTTGAGCTCGTCATATGATTTTGCATTTGTCATGTGACAGATTTGGGTTAGAGTCAGGTGAGGCCCTGGACGTGCTGGCAGTCAGTGTCATGTCACATATGGCCAGACAAACAAAATTCACACTCATTTTCGCATCTATGGGCAATTTAGAGTTGTCAGTTAACctgacacacaaaacacacattctCCAGGAAAACATGCACACTCCGAACAGAAAGACTAACCAAGAACAGAACACTTACTAACCCAAATTCCACCTCGTGTTACCTCATTTTTCAGACATCACTGTACCTAAAATCAATCAAGAGACCTACATGAATACTTAATTTATGGTCATGGGACCATTGATGTCTTCAGGTTTCCATCGCAAGGTCATTTGACTGTACGTATATAACTCAACAACTGCCCTGTTTGATAACAGATATCTGCTGCGACGGCTGCCGGTCAGGCGAATCTGATCAAGCAGCAAGAAGAACTAGAGAGGAAAGCAGCAGAGTTGGAGCGAAAGGAGCAGGAACTTCAGAACAGGGCATCCCGAAACACGGGCGGTAAGTCACTCTTTGAAATGAGTATATTGTTCAACGATTGGGCCGGTAACAGAACTTTGCTATTTGACCACCAGTCGCTGAGAACAATTGGCCGCCCCTGCCCAAGTTCTTTCCTTTGAAGCCATGCTTTTACCAAGACTTTGAGGTAGACATCCCTGAGGAATACCGCCGGATCTGCAAAAGAATGTACTACCTGTGGATGTGTAAGTATTGTGCATCCCACCCATATGAATATAGAGTTCAATCCACCAGTGCCAGTTTGCACATTCGCTGTTTTTGTAGCTGGCATTGGTTTTATGTATCGCATTTTTACGGATTTTATTCGGAACCCATCCAGCAATATTTGCTTAAACTCTCatctatttgttgtttttgcgtTCAGGCTAAAGCAATGAATGTATTACTTCGCTGCTATCTCGGTTTGTTGTTAGGTCCAAttcattagttttttttctcccccatctGTATTTGAGATGAGTTGTCTTGTTGGTTGTCCCTGTATGAAGCGCCTCTCCCCAATGCACAAGCAATGCGTACTTTTCTGTTACAATTTGCCCGCACAGTATTCCCGAATATTTCTTGTAGTGTCTAAATGCCATAAATGACTTAATTCCATTTTTCATTATCGTGCTAGTGCCTGTATGTAATTTTCCCCTGAGTGAGGTCACGTCAGTTTGTGCTTGCGTGTTATTTAGGCTGCCTATACTATTCAGCTTCATGTGGGAGTGGTTTGTTGAACAATTTAACTACTGAATGCAGTAGTTTATATAACTCGGCTTCACAATTATATACAGTGTGCCAGACCCAATGTTGGTACTTTATGGTCCTCTCCAAACCCAGTCTTTAACCGATTTTTGCTGTTCACAGCAGGTCCCCGTCCCCCACAAATAGCAGAAGGTTTATTATAGATATCGTGGTAGACATAGCTCCTTAAACGGTACATgctggtgcaaaaaaaaaaaacacaacacatacaaatcTTCCTCATAATGTGGAAAATGcttgcatttttaaatgtatttattatgacTTGACATGACTGTCACAGTTCCAGTGTCccacaaatatttgtttttgataACCAACAAAACAATTAGTAATCCATTAATTACAGACAGGACAGTCTGTTGGTTTAGGTTCTCGCTGTTCACTGTTCATGTATGTCTGTGATTGTGCTTGTGCAGTTCATTGTGTGACCCTGTTCCTCAACGTGCTGGCCTGCCTGGCCTACTTCACTGTGGACTCTCAGTATGGTGTCGACTTTGGTCTGTCGATCCTCTGGTTCCTCCTCTTCAGTCCTGTCGCCTTCATCTGCTGGTACAGACCCGTATACAGAGCCTTCAGGTATACTCAGCTCAATTCCTGGCTTTGTGCTCATAGACCAAATGGATTATCAAAATTTTGCAGTTTCACTTCCTTCCATGTTTTGTGTGTCCATCTTTTGTTTCCAGGTCCGACAGTTCCTtcagcttctttttcttcttcttcgtctttttCTTCCAAGTGGCCGTGTACATCATTCAGTGTGTGGGGATCCCCAAGTGGGGCAACAGGTGAGCGGTACACTTGGGGGATAATCTGCATCTCTGAGGCCACCACATGGATGGAGTCATGCATTTTCTTGTGCGTGTTTTTTCTGTTGTGGCTTCTACTTGAGCTTCTCTTTTGTGTCTCTTTGACAGATCACTGTTGTCTTCTTTAAGGGGTTCTATACTTTGTAAGTGTGTGATTCCTTTCTCTTTGCATTTCCTCTTGATACTCTTGAAATACAGTATGTTCGTTGACCTTGTTTTGCCGCCGCCAAAAACTGGTGAAGGTCTATCATATGTATTCATTCATATTGTATGCTGCTACATAGTGCTTCCTGTTTTGTTGATGGCACGTTTGTATGTCTGTAATGTTGACAGTGGCTGGATTGCGTCCATCAGCATGATCAACAAAAACCTGGCTGTGGCCGTGGTCATGATGGTGGTGGCTGGCTTTTTCACTGTCAACGCCGTCCTGGCCGTCATGCTGCTAAAAATGGTATTCCAAACTAAGCTTTTGACAGTTTTGCTAaagatatttattatttagcaGACCACCTAAGTGTTcctgtgtacatgtgtgtgtctcTCAGTCATAGCATATAGATTGTCATCACTTCAAGGGGAGTCGACCACAaaattttctttacaataatatattGTATGCGCCTCCACGAATCTATACATGGcagtctgattaatattgcgtttgtggagtatgagttaagcagcaaaattcacccgtttttattcatttcacgGGGCggacattttgccacttgctgtcgactgaaaatgacattacagttgccaggtctcaggtcacaaccaatcacggctcagcctCAGAAAATTGCTGAGCCCGTCTTTCGGCTAGTTGACTGCACAGAGCATTTTGCAAAGACAATTTGGGGGTTTACTTCCTCATTAAACAATACAGTATATTATAAAAATGTAGAGTAGAAATTCATCATGAAATTGCTGTTAAGCAGTTGAAATATGATTTATGATTCTTTGCCACGAAGGTCCATTCCAAGTACAGACGTACAGGCGCCAGCTTCACCAAGGCTCAGCAGGAGTTCTCCAGTGGTGTCCTGACCAACAGAACCTTCCAGTCTGCTGCTGCAACAGCTGCTCAGGGAGCCTTTAGCAGGGACTAAAACGTGACGTTTTTCTTGTGTTCTCTTAAACCTGTCACATCCTTGATGCACATATCATGATaattgggaaaaaaagcacaatgaTCACAATCGTGTTGCCACATAGTTGTGGTTTGTGTTAAACAAATGTGCTGTACATGGTTGTAGGCtatatttaaaaatgtacaagtccAGCCATGATAGCTTTTGAGGGATTTATGGCTTGTTCATGCTTTGAAATGCACTCTACAGTGAGTACACCTCAACACAATTGGGCAAGATGAGGCCGTTGTAAAAACAACGCTGAATTGGAGGCAGGCCATATTAACATTGCATCACCACAAGAAAAACACTCGAATGTCAGTAAGGTCAATGTGCTACTTTTAGAGCCCAGTTTAATTAATTTGGAAATTTAGATCCTGCCAGTAGTAttatgttattttttatttttaataacgaAGGAAGTATACAGAGTAACAGTGGAAAAATGAAGTGAAATTGTTCATTCTGGCCTTGAGCGAGGGACCCCTGATAAAGAACAGGTTAGCAGCTGAAAATGTTGTGGTCCAAACTTGTGAAAACAGATGGCTGAGGTCAATTATTTTCATAGTCTGCATGCACAGCCTCGGTAATAGTGCATCTCTAGGGGAAGGTTACTTGTTACTCTGGCCCACTTTTGCATATTTTCTTGTGTATGCTTTTAATAAGTAATGAAGGAATTTCTTTGCTTACTGGCTTTAATGAAGGGTGAAACGAAAACTGTTCACAAGCCAACATTAAGTTGTCTTAAACAGATGATCACATTTTATACATTTTGATTTGTCAAGAATTCCATGCCTGTTTAGAATCTTAAAGTGCGTGGcaggtgtttatttattcactgtTGCAGGGAGAATGCAAACCATAACCAAGAAAATAGATTAACGAGCAAAAGAACATATTTGTGTCCATTTTCCAGACACTGCTAATTGTATTACAGATTTCACCGATGTAAAACTTGTTTGACGTTGATTGTCGATTCAGCCTTGTCTTTAATAGTCAATGGCTTTTAAACATTTGAGATTATTGCTAGTTATTCCGAGtcaccattttatcaaaaagtgCATTTCCAAGTCTGGTTGGTGTTTGTGTCACTAGTTTGTCTTTACATTCTGCTGTTCTCTTTTCTGCTAGTCATCTTAATAAATGTAGAAGTTTTAGTCTGAATTGATAATTACTTTCAAATGTTCAAAAATTCCCGATCtaggaggatgatgatgataaatgaaGGATGCCCTCAAAATACTTCACCTTTACCTTCGAAGGGTAGAGAGTATTTATGGGTGGCGAACTCTCTGTGTACAGAAAACAATTACAAGGCTGCAGAATGCATTTTAAATTAGCATAATCTCAATCTTAGTTGTCACTATTAAAGCACTCTAAATCCAAGCAAATGTTTTGTACCTGTGCCTTAAACAGATGGAACCTACATATTTTGTAtcacttttctttctcttttgtcttgagaaatgtttttttcttaggTATGTTGTATGTATGTAGGTATGTTGGAAaaattgttttatatatttttatttttagggctTCTGATAGGACAGTTGATTGAATAAATCCCTCCTTAATCTTAGTATTGGTGTTGTGTCGTCCAGAATGATGTCatccaaattgtattatttgatttgggcggggggggggggggggtattattTATTAAACCCCGGCTTCTGCACGTACAGAGCAGAGAAACAAGAAACGCGCAAAGAAAAAGTAATTCCGAGACCCTGTAGGGGGCGTACTTTCCATAGGCTGCTCAACTCCGCCTTCCCCACTTGTATCCATGGCAACATCTAGCTTCTATCTTTGAAGGCTTCAAGATGGCGGATGTGGAGCAACCTACCGTGGTGAGTTTTTAAGTCATAACCTGATGTCTTTCACATCCATGTTGACACAACACTTGGAGTTAGTGTGCTTTTGTCAGAATACATGGGAAATTATGCTGGGGTACGATATGCACACGGACAGATTTTAAAGCGACACGAAGCCAACCCAAGTCGGAGCTAAATTCCCAATCCCAATGCTAGCAGTAACTCGCGTTATTTTTAATCGCCCTCATCTGGGAGAGGTCAATGTTACGTCTTAGTAAAACAGGTAGTTTACACTGTCAAGACATTTCATTTGCATATGCATTTTTCAGATCAATGGATAATCAAAACAGACGAGTCACATTATCATAGTATCTAAATCATGAAGTCGTGTTTGAGCTGTCTGGAAGAAACTTTTGCACGCATTCAGCAGGAGTGCAAGGATCGGTggagatttgtatttttctgtgTATGTCACTGTTTTACTAT
Coding sequences:
- the scamp2l gene encoding secretory carrier membrane protein 2, like, yielding MSGFDNNPFADPVDVNPFQDASVTRATRGAVDGIQEYNPFSTELKDRSDTTIPISAVSSQPAVLQTSVEQSSQISAATAAGQANLIKQQEELERKAAELERKEQELQNRASRNTGVAENNWPPLPKFFPLKPCFYQDFEVDIPEEYRRICKRMYYLWMFHCVTLFLNVLACLAYFTVDSQYGVDFGLSILWFLLFSPVAFICWYRPVYRAFRSDSSFSFFFFFFVFFFQVAVYIIQCVGIPKWGNSGWIASISMINKNLAVAVVMMVVAGFFTVNAVLAVMLLKMVHSKYRRTGASFTKAQQEFSSGVLTNRTFQSAAATAAQGAFSRD